Below is a window of Undibacterium sp. YM2 DNA.
CTCTGGTACCCATCCTGTTCCCTGGCCGCGAACCCTCGTGGTTCCAGTGGGTGCCGGTGCTGTCGCAAAACCAGATGATGAACCAGGTGTTGAAAGGCGAAACCCTGAGTGTGGTCGCAGTTGGCATCGCCTTTCTGGTTTGCGCCTTGATGAGCCTGGTCAGCCTGGCGTATATTTCGCAAAAAATGCGCAGGGTGGTGATGCATTGAACATGCAGTTTTTTGGCGCACCGACCAGCAAATTGAACCGGATAAAATCATTGTGAATAAACTCAAACGCCACTTCTACTTTGCCTTTGTGATGGCTGCTGCCAGCATCAGTGCGCAGCCAGTTTTTGCTGCCGATGTGCCTGCTGAGGTAGCACCTGCCAATGCAGGCATCAGTGCTGAAAATATTCTTCGCTATCGCCAACTTGCAGAAAAAGACCCTGAGCAATATTTGCCGCAATTGGCAAAATTGCTTGGTGTGCAAGGAAGCACTTATTCCGTGGTTGGCAAGATGAAAGAGGCTCGCATACCTTATGAAGAAGCGCTGAGTATCTATCGCCAGCTATCGCAAAAATATCCTGGCCACTATTTGGCAGAACTGGCTGGTGCCCTGATCAATGTTGGTATTCCTTACGAAGCAGAACATCGCTTACAGGAAGCTCAGGCTGGATATGAAGAAGCCTTGCGCATATACCGAAAACTGGCGTTAAACAATCCAGAAATGTATCAAGTGAAAGTGGCAATTGCGTTGAACAGTTTGAGTCATAGTTATGTGGACCAAAATCGTTTTGATGATGCAGTTGCGGCCAGTGAAGGCGCTCTCACGATTCACAGGCAACTCGCGAAGAGTCAGCCGCTTCTATATACACCGTATCTCGCCGAAAACCTGACCATACTTGCTAATGTGCATTCCGACGCTGGACGCCTAAAGGAGGCGTTGGTTTTTTATGAAGAAGCTATCGCTTTATACCGCACTTTGATGAAAACCAATGGCAACCGTCATCAAATGGAAATGGTATGGGTACTGCGGAGCAGAGGATTGTTGTATCGCAAGCAAAATCGACAAAAAGAAGCCCAGTTTGATTTTGAAGAAGCGATGACCATACTCCATCAGGTGGCGGGAAAAATACCTGAGCTCTACTTGGCAATGGCACCCACCATGCTTGAATTTCTGGCTTTTCAATACGAGGCTCAACAACGTTACCAGGATGCGCGTATATCTTTTGAAGAAGTTGTACAAATTTACCGCCAGAGTGAGCAAGCTAATCCAGGCTCATTGTTTGCTCAGTTGGGGCGTTCATTATTGAATTTGGGAACGCTGTATCATCGGGAAGGTCGTTTCGATGACGCGCAACAGGCTTATGAAAAAGCGATTGCATTCTTACGCCAGGCTGCGAAAAAAAATCCTGAAACGTTTCAAGCCTATGTTGCTAATGCCATGATTAATCTGGGCATGGTTTATCGCCAGCAAAAGCAGGTGCAATCCGCCAGGCTGATGCTGGACGAGGCAATTTCAATATTGAAAGCTTTACCCGGCAAGTCGCCGCAGCACCAAGCTGATATTGACCGCGCCAACCGGGTACTGCAAGAACTATGATTATCTACTGCGCCAATTTTTTTGCATAGCTGGGGGTAATCAATAACCGCTATTGAATCGGCCATAAAAAACGCAGCATTTCTGCTGCGTTTTTTGTTGTTTGCTCAACTTACCTGGCTTGCATATTCGCCGATTTGAGCAGCTTGATATTACGCCATGGCTGCATGCTCTTGTCGCGTATTGGTGATCCATCAAGCGGTGGTGGTGCAGGGCTGAAGCCTGCGGCTGGGCAGGAACCTGTGCTCGCATAGGTCAGCGCAGCAGACAAGCGTGATTCGCTTTGATCGCCCAGATCATGGTTCAAGTCATCAGATACTTTGCACAAGGGGGAGAAACCATTTGTAAAGTCACCCTGACCTGCTGCATTGACACCGCTGAATTCAATCGCAAAATACGCGGTCTGGCAGTTGTTGGTCTGGGAGAAGCCATAGGGCTTGCCACAAGTAGTGTCACCAATCAGGATAACCTGCATGAAAGGCTTCAAACCATTGATGATGGATTCGCTGGCTGAACAAGTACCACTGCCGGTCAGAACGAATACCCTGGGCAGGTTCAGTTGCGGCAAGAAGCGGCGGCTGGTGTCAACGTCAACGAAGTTGTAGATGCTGTCTGCCGTCCATTCGGGATGTTTGTCGTTGTACTGCAACTTTTCAAACACTTTGTTGGTGGCCTTGCTGCCTGCAATCATGCTGGCCAACTCCTGCGCTATATACAGGTAGCCACCACCGTTGTAGCGCAAGTCGAGCACCAGATCGTCAACGCGCGCCGTCTGGAATTTGCGCATTGCAGTTATCAAAGGTGCTTCTGCGGTTCGGATGTGGTCAGTAAAGACCATATAGCCCACCTTCTTGCCGTTCACATTCAGTATCTGGTCTTGCAGCACTGGTGAAGTGGCGACAGTAGCCGACGTCATGTTCACCAGGCGGCTGGTCGCGGCATTGGTATCCTGCACCCTGAAACTGTGAGTTTCGGTTTTTGGTGGGTACAGGGCATTGTATTGCGCATCGTTCAGCGAGCCACTCAGATCCGTGTTATCCACACTGAGCAGGGTTGTGCCGCGCTTGAGTTGCGCAATGTCTGCAGGCGAGCCAGGCTGCACGTAACGCACACGTATCTTGCTGCCTTCACGCACCAGTGTATAACCATAGCTGACATCTTCGCCATACTGGAAGTAGTCATCAATGCTGCCCTGAACGTCAGTGAAGCTGAACCTGTCCTTGGATTTGACGATCAATGCATCAAAATAACTTGCTGCTGTGCTGTAGTTGGCAGCCGGTACATTGACGATGTCGCGGTACCACAGATAGACATCGTCAAGGTGGGCGCGCACCCAGCTTTTTTCTCCTGTGGGGGTGCAGATATTGGCCAGTTGATCAGGCGAACCATAGATGCCTGTCGTACCTGGGGAGATGAGCGTAGAGTTAATCGGGTTGCCACTGACACCGATAAGGTCGCGGGCAGCCGAGGTGGATGTGCTGGTGACTGCGGCGGCAATCGCCATGGTCTTGGTGATATTGTCATCCAGCGTCAGATAACTCAGGCCTTGTTGTACCGCAAAATAATTCGCGATATCAAGTTTGTTGTTCAGCAGAGTGGTGACCCAACCCCAGGTGGCGTCATTTGCATATTCGCGGGCCGATACCAGGATAGCCCTGACCATGCTGCCCTTGGGTGTGCCGTTTTTCAGCTGGCTGGACCAATAACTGATTTCTGCTGCATTCGGTGCAGTAGTGCCGGTACGGCCCAGTACGTTTTTATAAATGATGCGGATGAAGTCATCATTGCTCATGCTGCTGGAGTAACCCGTCAGCGCAGGTGATTGAAGAGCAACCAGGTAAAAACTTTCTGCAATTTGCGCTTCATTCATGCCTGCCTGCACCTGGTCTATCCAGTAAGCCAGGCCGTCAGCATCGGGCACGCGGTTAAAGAAGGCCACATACAGGTCGATCAGATTGTTCAGGCTGGTAACAGAGAGCGCTGCAGCCTTGTCACCTATGCGTAGATTGACGCGAAAATCACTGAATTGCAGTACATTGGTCGTCAGCGGTGCGCTGACGGGGGCCGCACCACCTACCATATCAACAATGACATAAGTGGACCCCAGTCGTGAGATCGTATAATTCTGGCGTTTGCCAGTAAAGCTCATGACATCGGCAGCAGTTGCTGCCTGTATGGCTGGTGCCGGTGACACGGTGGCTGCCTGTTTGGCATCCTGGTTGCTGCCACCTCCACAGGCTGCGAGGATCAGGCTCACTGCTGACAAGGCGAACAGGTTTTTACCGCTGGACTTAAAACGCAACATGGTGATTCCACTATCTGATGACGAACATCGATTCTAGAAGAAATGAGTAGAATGTCAATTCGAATTGAAAAATTTTGTTAAAACTTCGCTTTTCCCCACATGATATATTACTCCACATGGTTATTTACGTATGAAAACACGCTGCAATTGGGCTAACCCCTCTAACCCTCTGTACCTGGACTATCATGATCATGAATGGGGCGTGCCCTGTCATGATGAAGTGCGCCTGTTTGAAATGCTCAATCTTGAAGGCGCGCAAGCAGGACTCAGTTGGGAAACCATACTCAACAAGCGCGAAAATTATCGCCTGGCTTTTGATAATTGGGATGCCAAAAAAATCGCTGCCTATGATGATGAAAAAGTTGCCTCACTGCTGGCCAATGCCGGCATCGTCAGAAACCGTTTAAAAGTCGCTGCCGCCATCACCAATGCCAAGGCTTACCTGCGTTTGTGTGAAGAGCAGGGCAGCCTGGATGCTTATCTGTGGGCCTA
It encodes the following:
- a CDS encoding tetratricopeptide repeat protein, with product MNKLKRHFYFAFVMAAASISAQPVFAADVPAEVAPANAGISAENILRYRQLAEKDPEQYLPQLAKLLGVQGSTYSVVGKMKEARIPYEEALSIYRQLSQKYPGHYLAELAGALINVGIPYEAEHRLQEAQAGYEEALRIYRKLALNNPEMYQVKVAIALNSLSHSYVDQNRFDDAVAASEGALTIHRQLAKSQPLLYTPYLAENLTILANVHSDAGRLKEALVFYEEAIALYRTLMKTNGNRHQMEMVWVLRSRGLLYRKQNRQKEAQFDFEEAMTILHQVAGKIPELYLAMAPTMLEFLAFQYEAQQRYQDARISFEEVVQIYRQSEQANPGSLFAQLGRSLLNLGTLYHREGRFDDAQQAYEKAIAFLRQAAKKNPETFQAYVANAMINLGMVYRQQKQVQSARLMLDEAISILKALPGKSPQHQADIDRANRVLQEL
- a CDS encoding DUF4214 domain-containing protein, whose amino-acid sequence is MLRFKSSGKNLFALSAVSLILAACGGGSNQDAKQAATVSPAPAIQAATAADVMSFTGKRQNYTISRLGSTYVIVDMVGGAAPVSAPLTTNVLQFSDFRVNLRIGDKAAALSVTSLNNLIDLYVAFFNRVPDADGLAYWIDQVQAGMNEAQIAESFYLVALQSPALTGYSSSMSNDDFIRIIYKNVLGRTGTTAPNAAEISYWSSQLKNGTPKGSMVRAILVSAREYANDATWGWVTTLLNNKLDIANYFAVQQGLSYLTLDDNITKTMAIAAAVTSTSTSAARDLIGVSGNPINSTLISPGTTGIYGSPDQLANICTPTGEKSWVRAHLDDVYLWYRDIVNVPAANYSTAASYFDALIVKSKDRFSFTDVQGSIDDYFQYGEDVSYGYTLVREGSKIRVRYVQPGSPADIAQLKRGTTLLSVDNTDLSGSLNDAQYNALYPPKTETHSFRVQDTNAATSRLVNMTSATVATSPVLQDQILNVNGKKVGYMVFTDHIRTAEAPLITAMRKFQTARVDDLVLDLRYNGGGYLYIAQELASMIAGSKATNKVFEKLQYNDKHPEWTADSIYNFVDVDTSRRFLPQLNLPRVFVLTGSGTCSASESIINGLKPFMQVILIGDTTCGKPYGFSQTNNCQTAYFAIEFSGVNAAGQGDFTNGFSPLCKVSDDLNHDLGDQSESRLSAALTYASTGSCPAAGFSPAPPPLDGSPIRDKSMQPWRNIKLLKSANMQAR
- a CDS encoding DNA-3-methyladenine glycosylase I, which produces MKTRCNWANPSNPLYLDYHDHEWGVPCHDEVRLFEMLNLEGAQAGLSWETILNKRENYRLAFDNWDAKKIAAYDDEKVASLLANAGIVRNRLKVAAAITNAKAYLRLCEEQGSLDAYLWAYVNGKPIVNSGERIITTELSDRISRDLLKRGFKFVGSTIIYAYMQAIGMVNDHAVDCAWRKTKGKK